A genomic segment from Alteribacillus bidgolensis encodes:
- a CDS encoding TetR/AcrR family transcriptional regulator: MLNEVKKRSFNTKKSSEKFTKIVSAAAKIFRIKGYKEATLEDIANEVGMLKGSLYYYISKKDDLLYEVVQRPLYEMTLNLKNIAESKSSPTEKLERALKNHVDSFEKYQSELFVWISIEWIHSDFGGEIADLGNEYDRLFRKIILEGVETNNFRNDLDPKLMVFAIFGIYNYMQRWYSTESHYSMDEIGKQFEKFVRQAVANLEK, from the coding sequence ATGTTGAATGAAGTAAAAAAACGTTCCTTTAATACAAAAAAATCAAGCGAAAAATTTACGAAAATAGTAAGTGCAGCTGCGAAAATTTTTAGAATTAAAGGATATAAAGAAGCGACACTTGAAGATATTGCGAATGAAGTGGGAATGCTAAAAGGAAGTCTTTATTACTACATCAGCAAAAAAGACGATCTATTGTATGAGGTAGTACAAAGACCTTTATATGAAATGACCTTAAATCTAAAAAATATAGCAGAATCAAAATCCAGTCCTACTGAAAAATTAGAACGGGCTCTAAAAAATCATGTGGATAGTTTTGAAAAATATCAATCAGAACTTTTTGTTTGGATTTCCATAGAGTGGATTCATTCTGATTTTGGCGGGGAAATTGCCGATTTAGGTAATGAATATGATCGTTTATTTAGAAAAATCATTTTAGAAGGCGTCGAAACGAATAACTTTCGAAATGATTTAGATCCTAAATTAATGGTTTTCGCTATTTTTGGAATATACAACTATATGCAGCGTTGGTATTCTACGGAGAGCCACTATTCCATGGATGAAATAGGAAAACAATTTGAAAAGTTTGTGCGGCAAGCTGTCGCTAATTTGGAAAAGTAA
- a CDS encoding alpha/beta hydrolase, with product MLWLYPVHYRLAPEHKFPAAPEDCYAAAKWVSENISKYNGDPERLAVGGDSAGGNLAAVVPLMAKERGGPSIAYQYLIYPVTDFTFDTGSYRENGEGHFLETAGMHWFSDHYIDKEDRTNPYAAPLRTENVSNLPPALVITAEYGVLRDEGEEYADRLKEEGVPVERTRYNGQIHGFFWMSEIMDDARKSIEQVGNSLKKNLSYKHSS from the coding sequence ATGTTGTGGTTGTATCCGGTTCATTACAGACTTGCCCCTGAACACAAGTTTCCTGCTGCACCTGAAGATTGCTATGCAGCTGCAAAATGGGTATCAGAAAATATTTCTAAGTACAATGGAGATCCAGAACGCTTAGCAGTAGGTGGAGACAGTGCCGGTGGCAACCTGGCTGCAGTAGTACCTTTGATGGCTAAAGAACGTGGAGGCCCATCTATCGCTTATCAGTATTTAATCTATCCTGTAACTGATTTTACTTTTGATACGGGATCATATAGGGAAAATGGAGAAGGTCACTTTTTGGAAACAGCAGGCATGCATTGGTTTTCTGATCATTATATTGACAAAGAAGATAGAACAAACCCTTATGCTGCACCGCTTCGTACTGAGAACGTAAGCAACCTTCCCCCTGCACTAGTAATTACTGCAGAATACGGTGTGTTACGAGATGAGGGCGAGGAATATGCTGACCGTTTAAAAGAAGAAGGGGTTCCTGTTGAACGAACACGATATAATGGTCAGATTCACGGATTTTTCTGGATGTCTGAAATTATGGATGATGCGAGAAAGTCAATTGAACAAGTCGGAAACTCCTTAAAGAAAAATCTTTCGTACAAGCATTCTAGTTAA
- a CDS encoding 5-carboxymethyl-2-hydroxymuconate Delta-isomerase codes for MPHFIVEYTNNLREDGEIKNLLKKINKILIERSDVFPIGGIRSRAIELQDYVIADGTEDDAFVHAQLKIGTGRSQAEKTEACDAIFEEMKQHFSDLFERRYLGLSFELVEFQNGTYKHNNIHTRFKK; via the coding sequence ATGCCTCATTTCATAGTGGAATATACTAATAATTTAAGAGAAGATGGTGAGATAAAAAATCTGTTAAAGAAAATCAATAAGATATTAATCGAACGAAGTGATGTCTTTCCAATCGGGGGCATCCGTTCAAGAGCCATTGAACTTCAAGATTACGTGATTGCAGATGGTACGGAGGATGACGCTTTCGTACATGCTCAATTAAAAATCGGTACAGGTCGGTCTCAAGCAGAAAAAACAGAAGCTTGCGATGCCATTTTTGAAGAAATGAAACAGCACTTTTCAGATCTGTTTGAAAGACGATACTTGGGCCTTTCATTTGAATTAGTGGAATTTCAAAATGGTACGTACAAGCATAATAACATTCATACACGTTTTAAAAAATAA